The genome window CGCCATGACCTACCCTGTTATAACAATGATAATAGCAGTAATCGTTGTAGCGGTGATCATGGTATTTGTTATACCGGTTTTTCAGGGTATGTTCAACGATATGGGCGGATCGCTTCCTGCCCCGACTTTAATTGTTGTGGCGATGAGCGATTTTGTCAGACATAATATTGCATATATCATTGGCGCAATTGTCATTTTCATATTTGCCTACAAAAGATTTTATAAAACCATAAAAGGAAGGGCTATCCTTGATGATCTTTTTCTTAAATTGCCCATGTTCGGCATATTGATCAGGAAAGTAGCCGTAGCCAAATTTACACGAACAATGGGGACTATGCTTTCAAGTGGAGTCTCTATCCTGGATGCTCTCGACATTGTTGCTAAAACAGCGGGCAACGTAACTGTTGAAAAGGCAATTTATAACGTCAAAACAGGGATTTCACAAGGTCAGACCATGTCTACACCCCTGGCTGAAAGCGGAGTTTTTCCGGCTATGGTATGCCAGATGATTTCGGTTGGAGAATCAACAGGAGCTCTCGATTCCATGTTGACAAAAATCGCAGATTTTTATGATGAAGAAGTTGATCAGGCCGTAGAAAACCTGACTTCCATGATTGAGCCGTTTATGCTGGTTTTTCTAGGTGTCGTAATCGGAGGCCTGGTCATTGCTATGTATCTTCCTATCTTCACCATGGCATCGGCGGTCGCATAGTTAATTATAAATTATGAATTATGAATTGAGAATTATGAATTTGTAATTTGTAATTCTCAATTCGGTATCCTTCATTTATGCCTAAAAGTAGTTAACACTTTTTTAAATGCCGGAATCAATATTTTACCGCAGAGTTCGCAAAGAACGCTGAGATATTACATTCAAAACCAAGCAGTTCCCTCTGCGCTTTTTGCGTTCTCCGCGGTAAAATTTAATTTTTTATAGAAAATCAGTGTAAACTAAATTTGAAGGATGCTCTCAATTCTTAATTAATAACATGAACAGGCAATTGATAAAATCAGAAAGCAGCCTTTATTATAAGCTTAAACTGCTTATGCTTATCCGGCTGGTTTTTACCACGCTCCTGTTAGGGGCTACTATATTCCTGCAGATTGAAAAAAACAGTTCCCTTGTTGATAAGCCCCTATTGTTCCTTTACGGGCTTACAGGAGGGATCTTTCTCCTCGCTTTTTGCTATACCCTTATCCTTTACCATGTAAAACGGGAACTGCTGTTTGCATATTGGCAAATCATATTCGATACATTTATCGTTACCTTGATAGTATATATTACCGGATGTTACTCAAGCAGTTTTGTATTTTTCTATCTTGTTGTAATTATATATTCAAGCATGCTCCTTTTCAGACGGGGGAGTATGATAATGGCAGCTATGTGCAGTATTCAGTATGGTGTTATGATAGACCTTGAATACTATGGCATCCTGAAGCCCTTTATAATAGAAGAGACTCTTTTGACCGCCAATCATGACTGGAACCATGTTCTGTACAAAATAGTATTTACCATGGGAGCCTGTTTTGCAGTCGCCTATTTGAGCAGCATACTATCGGAACAGGCCAAAAATACGAAAAATCAGCTTGTGGCCATGGAGGATCATGTCAAGAGGGTTGAAAAAATGGCGGCAGTTGGAGAAATGGCGGCCGGTCTGGCGCACGAACTTAAAAATCCCCTCGCTTCCCTTACGGGTTCAATCCAGTTGCTAAGGGAGGATACACAATTTAATTCATATCATGATAAACTTATACAGATATTTTTACGTGAAGCAGGCAGGCTAAACGATCTGGTCAACAATTTTCTTATGTATGCAAAGCCTCCTTCCAGGGGACAGGCCAAAGCAACTGAAGTCCGCAAAGAACTGGCTGATACAATAAGGCTTTTCGAAAAGGATAATCTTTGCAAAGAACGAATCAGAATTATAAACAACCTGAACGAAGATATA of Desulfosarcina sp. BuS5 contains these proteins:
- a CDS encoding type II secretion system F family protein, with translation MPVYLWEGKDKRNEIQKGEMEAANEDAIRANLRRLKINPSKIKQKPKDLFENIAFFQPSVTIKDVILFCRQFSTMIDAGLPIIQCLDILYGQQDNATFKKILKKIKVAVEGGATLAEALKKYPKQFDDLFVNMIAAGEAGGILDTILQRLSAYMEKAAKLKAKVKGAMTYPVITMIIAVIVVAVIMVFVIPVFQGMFNDMGGSLPAPTLIVVAMSDFVRHNIAYIIGAIVIFIFAYKRFYKTIKGRAILDDLFLKLPMFGILIRKVAVAKFTRTMGTMLSSGVSILDALDIVAKTAGNVTVEKAIYNVKTGISQGQTMSTPLAESGVFPAMVCQMISVGESTGALDSMLTKIADFYDEEVDQAVENLTSMIEPFMLVFLGVVIGGLVIAMYLPIFTMASAVA
- a CDS encoding two-component system sensor histidine kinase NtrB, with the translated sequence MIKSESSLYYKLKLLMLIRLVFTTLLLGATIFLQIEKNSSLVDKPLLFLYGLTGGIFLLAFCYTLILYHVKRELLFAYWQIIFDTFIVTLIVYITGCYSSSFVFFYLVVIIYSSMLLFRRGSMIMAAMCSIQYGVMIDLEYYGILKPFIIEETLLTANHDWNHVLYKIVFTMGACFAVAYLSSILSEQAKNTKNQLVAMEDHVKRVEKMAAVGEMAAGLAHELKNPLASLTGSIQLLREDTQFNSYHDKLIQIFLREAGRLNDLVNNFLMYAKPPSRGQAKATEVRKELADTIRLFEKDNLCKERIRIINNLNEDIWTEIDPRHLRQILLNLLLNAAESIEDTGMINIKIFNTSGHNAALEIFDTGCGMTDDTIQSIFDPFFTTKQKGTGLGLSIVHNILEAYGNRIDVKSTINKGTTFIVHFKKIDPPLLQMECSKVYKDLPSLAHG